The DNA sequence ATGACGCTCTCAGCCCGCGCCAGGACCGGCCCGCCGGTGAGGCGCGCCTCGCCCGAGAGGTTGCCAGCGATGCGCGGCTCGCCCGCTTCGGCGGCTTTGCCGATAAACCCTTCTCCCACGCGCGCGGACAGCGGGGTCACTGAGGGATTGGCGGAGAGCCCGTGCCAGGCCTTGAGCTGCAGGAGGCCGTCCTCGTCGGCTAGATAGACCCCGCCCAGACTGGCCCCGGCGCGCTGCATCGTCTGGGTGAGCAGCGTCCCCAAAAGGCGCTCCAGGTTGCCTTCGGCGCGGATGCTGCGGTCCACCTCGAAGAGCGTCAGGAGGTCCTTGGTGCGCCCGCGGCTGGCCTCGGCCGCCGCTGAGAACTGCGAGCCCAGGATGCTGAAGCTCTCGCGCTGGTCGTGGCTCGGCTCGGCCCTGTAAAAAGCGTGGAGGCTGCCTTCCAAGGCCTGACCCCAGACGAGCGGCATGGTCAGCACCCAGAGCCTTCCGCTCTCCTCGCCCTGCTCGGTGTCGCTCAGTGCCTCCTGGCGCGAGAGCGCTTCGGCGCGCGCCAAGACGCGCTCGCCAAGAAAAGCCGTCAGGCCGTGGCCGCGCACCACCCCCAGCCCACCAAGGCCCAGGCTCACCGCCGCGGCCTCCGCGCCCGTGACCTCGGCCACGCCCTCGCTGGCCGCGCTGAGGACCGAGTCCAAGTCGGTGGCGGCGGCAAAGCGCTCGGTTACGTTCTGGATGGCGGCGAGCAGCTCGTGGCTGGCACGCAGCTCGGTGTAGAGCTCCCTCAGCTCGTTTTGCGCGAGCTCGCGCCCCTTCACCTGCGAGGCGATCCAGGTGAGCGTGACGAAGGTGACCACCGGCCCCAGGATGCCGTAGAACAGCAGCGTCGCCCAAAACTCCCAGCGCGCGTCGCCCAGGGGCACGATGAGGAGCTGGTAGGCGAGCACCAGGACCAGGATGGCCAGGGG is a window from the Deinococcota bacterium genome containing:
- a CDS encoding GAF domain-containing sensor histidine kinase produces the protein MPAGPSPAAEAAFGPSSLYGQIKLARFWLPLAILVLVLAYQLLIVPLGDARWEFWATLLFYGILGPVVTFVTLTWIASQVKGRELAQNELRELYTELRASHELLAAIQNVTERFAAATDLDSVLSAASEGVAEVTGAEAAAVSLGLGGLGVVRGHGLTAFLGERVLARAEALSRQEALSDTEQGEESGRLWVLTMPLVWGQALEGSLHAFYRAEPSHDQRESFSILGSQFSAAAEASRGRTKDLLTLFEVDRSIRAEGNLERLLGTLLTQTMQRAGASLGGVYLADEDGLLQLKAWHGLSANPSVTPLSARVGEGFIGKAAEAGEPRIAGNLSGEARLTGGPVLARAESVISLPLEADEGLLGIIVLAHESAAYFSEASLPFLSLMAGQVTLAVRNARAYLQSEELAIVEERARIAREIHDGVAQSLAFSALKLDLALKLLAKDPQKAASELNATKTTIRETIKEVRRSIFALRPIDLERHGFAEAIRRYAVDYGQQNDIRVALQVEAPPQLTLKSEAVLYRIFQETMNNVAKHSSASSVEVTVGTTAERHSFIRIRDDGRGFDPEGVSGRITSAGGLGLLQMCERVEARRGRFEVSSSPGAGTQVYASVPE